A genome region from Glycine max cultivar Williams 82 chromosome 5, Glycine_max_v4.0, whole genome shotgun sequence includes the following:
- the LOC100808785 gene encoding IRK-interacting protein, translating into MAASSSRHSPQFTPIQEERELDPTHPPTPIVHPKKNISDGSVSCNKCRPHSRDKIFILPFDHSSSSSHKHSSLLSSPNGIFRSLVSKLSRKSPMSSSSHDPPPPPPTSREEHWKLAVAELSHKLLHATRKRDEALLEASRLMHSMSQLEKKLNKLELYCHTLKSGLEQCTSSTTSSTSPSLFNPQTLQHDSVIQHFLVSVSEARSSVRLLSRSLTMQLRHMGNKVYEKVSFLLQPYDVKISFSKSPTRSLVLYLEALLNRTFFEDFETIGFQKNACNTTLNPMERCEGSFESFKMLHGLTWEEVLSKGTRHFSEEFSRFCDRKMSEIVAMLGWNRAWPEALLQAFFGASKSVWMLHLLANSVHPSLPIFRVEKGLKFDSVYMEDMGGDKAGSKLLPDVVRIMVAPGFYVYGSAVKCKVLCRYLSSSNNISNKEDKALTPTH; encoded by the exons AtggctgcttcttcttctcgcCACTCCCCTCAATTCACCCCC ATTCAAGAGGAGCGTGAATTGGACCCAACTCACCCTCCAACCCCTATTGTCCACCCCAAGAAAAACATATCAGATGGCTCCGTCTCTTGCAACAAGTGCAGGCCTCACTCCCGCGACAAAATCTTCATCCTCCCTTTTGatcactcctcctcctcctctcacAAACACTCTTCCTTGCTCTCAAGCCCCAACGGGATTTTCAGGTCCCTTGTTTCCAAGCTCTCCCGCAAGAGCCCCATGTCTTCTTCCTCACATgaccctcctcctcctcctcccacCTCCCGAGAGGAACATTGGAAATTGGCTGTGGCCGAACTCTCCCACAAGCTTCTCCACGCCACCAGGAAAAGAGACGAGGCCCTCCTAGAAGCTTCCAGACTCATGCACTCCATGTCCCAGTTAGAGAAGAAGCTCAACAAGCTCGAACTCTATTGCCACACCTTGAAATCTGGCCTCGAACAATGCACCAGCTCCACTACTTCTTCTACTTCTCCTTCCCTCTTCAATCCTCAAACCCTCCAACATGACTCCGTTATTCAGCACTTCTTGGTCTCGGTCTCCGAAGCAAGATCAAGTGTAAGGCTTTTGTCTCGCTCCTTAACCATGCAACTGAGGCACATGGGAAACAAGGTGTACGAGAAAGTCTCCTTCCTTCTCCAACCCTACGACGTGAAAATATCTTTCTCAAAGAGCCCAACAAGAAGCTTGGTTTTGTACCTAGAAGCCCTCTTGAACAGAACCTTCTTCGAGGACTTTGAGACAATAGGGTTCCAGAAGAACGCGTGCAACACGACGCTGAACCCAATGGAGAGGTGCGAGGGGAGCTTTGAGTCGTTCAAGATGCTTCACGGGCTGACATGGGAGGAGGTGCTGAGCAAAGGAACGAGGCACTTCAGCGAGGAGTTCAGCAGGTTTTGCGACAGGAAAATGAGCGAGATAGTGGCCATGTTGGGCTGGAACCGGGCCTGGCCCGAGGCCCTGTTGCAGGCCTTCTTTGGGGCCTCGAAGAGCGTGTGGATGCTGCACTTGCTGGCCAACTCGGTGCACCCGAGTTTGCCAATATTCAGAGTGGAGAAAGGGCTTAAGTTTGATTCGGTTTACATGGAGGATATGGGTGGGGACAAGGCTGGATCCAAGTTGCTCCCTGATGTGGTCAGGATAATGGTTGCGCCAGGTTTTTATGTCTATGGCAGTGCTGTCAAATGTAAGGTCCTTTGCAGGTACTTGAGTAGCAGTAATAATATTTCTAACAAGGAAGACAAAGCTTTAACCCCAACCCATTGA
- the LOC100789368 gene encoding protein SUPPRESSOR OF FRI 4 isoform X2: MGKKKKRVSSKVWCYYCDREFDDEKILVQHQKAKHFKCHVCHKKLSTAGGMAIHVLQVHKESVTKVPNAKPGRESTDIEIYGMQGIPPDILAAHYGEEEDDVPSKAAKVDIPPTQLVGGMIPPPLGTGYPSRPALPTMPPVYNPAVPVPPNAWVVPPRPQPWFSQPPVVSVPPAAPYTQQPLFPVQNVRPPLPATAPALQTQITPPGLPTSAPVPVSQPLFPVVGNNHTTTQSSAFSAPPLPSSVPSVTPVMSTNVPVDTHLSSNSSVTSSYQAIGVPGGAASNSHSYASGPNTGGPSIGPPPVIANKAPAPQPATNEVYLVWDDEAMSMEERRMSLPKYQVHDESSQMSSIDAAIDKRILESRLAGRMAF; encoded by the exons atggggaagaagaagaagagagtttCCTCGAAGGTGTGGTGTTATTACTGCGATCGCGAATTCGACGACGAGAAGATCTTGGTGCAGCATCAGAAAGCCAAGCACTTCAAGTGCCATGTCTGCCACAAGAAGCTCTCCACCGCCGGCGGCATGGCCATCCACGTCCTCCAGGTTCACAAGGAATCCGTCACTAA GGTGCCCAATGCAAAGCCTGGTAGAGAGAGTACGGATATTGAAATATATGGAATGCAAGGGATTCCACCAGATATCCTGGCTGCTCATTATGGTGAAGAAG AGGATGATGTTCCATCAAAGGCAGCCAAAGTGGATATTCCACCAACTCAGCTTGTAGGTGGAATGATTCCACCTCCTTTGGGTACAGGATATCCTTCGCGACCAGCCTTGCCCACGATGCCACCAGT TTATAATCCAGCTGTACCTGTGCCTCCAAATGCTTGGGTGGTTCCACCTCGACCTCAGCCATGGTTTTCACAGCCTCCAGTTGTTTCAGTTCCTCCTGCTGCCCCATACACACAGCAGCCATTATTCCCTGTGCAGAACGTGAGGCCTCCACTGCCAGCAACTGCTCCTGCCCTCCAAACTCAGATTACTCCTCCTGGATTGCCTACATCTGCACCTGTCCCAGTTTCGCAACCTTTATTTCCTGTTGTTGGAAATAACCATACAACTACTCAAAGTTCTGCATTTTCTGCTCCACCCCTGCCCTCAAGTGTTCCATCAGTTACTCCAGTGATGTCTACAAATGTTCCTGTTGATACACATTTGAGCAGCAACTCTTCAGTAACAAGTAGTTATCAGGCTATAGGGGTTCCAG GTGGAGCAGCTAGTAACTCACATTCTTATGCTTCTGGTCCAAATACTGGTGGTCCTTCAATTGGGCCTCCCCCAGTAATTGCAAACAAAGCTCCTGCTCCTCAGCCTGCCACCAACGAAGTCTACTTGGTTTGGGATGATGAGGCAATGTCCATG GAGGAAAGAAGAATGTCTTTGCCAAAATATCAGGTGCATGATGAAAGTAGCCAG ATGAGCTCCATTGATGCAGCCATAGATAAGAGGATACTTGAGAGCAGGCTGGCTGGTCGTATGGCATTTTAG
- the LOC100789368 gene encoding protein SUPPRESSOR OF FRI 4 isoform X1 encodes MGKKKKRVSSKVWCYYCDREFDDEKILVQHQKAKHFKCHVCHKKLSTAGGMAIHVLQVHKESVTKVPNAKPGRESTDIEIYGMQGIPPDILAAHYGEEEDDVPSKAAKVDIPPTQLVGGMIPPPLGTGYPSRPALPTMPPVYNPAVPVPPNAWVVPPRPQPWFSQPPVVSVPPAAPYTQQPLFPVQNVRPPLPATAPALQTQITPPGLPTSAPVPVSQPLFPVVGNNHTTTQSSAFSAPPLPSSVPSVTPVMSTNVPVDTHLSSNSSVTSSYQAIGVPGGAASNSHSYASGPNTGGPSIGPPPVIANKAPAPQPATNEVYLVWDDEAMSMEERRMSLPKYQVHDESSQVSHTTSLIDGVAFASNQMSRLYASCFQIPLFTHCFQFKEVHSV; translated from the exons atggggaagaagaagaagagagtttCCTCGAAGGTGTGGTGTTATTACTGCGATCGCGAATTCGACGACGAGAAGATCTTGGTGCAGCATCAGAAAGCCAAGCACTTCAAGTGCCATGTCTGCCACAAGAAGCTCTCCACCGCCGGCGGCATGGCCATCCACGTCCTCCAGGTTCACAAGGAATCCGTCACTAA GGTGCCCAATGCAAAGCCTGGTAGAGAGAGTACGGATATTGAAATATATGGAATGCAAGGGATTCCACCAGATATCCTGGCTGCTCATTATGGTGAAGAAG AGGATGATGTTCCATCAAAGGCAGCCAAAGTGGATATTCCACCAACTCAGCTTGTAGGTGGAATGATTCCACCTCCTTTGGGTACAGGATATCCTTCGCGACCAGCCTTGCCCACGATGCCACCAGT TTATAATCCAGCTGTACCTGTGCCTCCAAATGCTTGGGTGGTTCCACCTCGACCTCAGCCATGGTTTTCACAGCCTCCAGTTGTTTCAGTTCCTCCTGCTGCCCCATACACACAGCAGCCATTATTCCCTGTGCAGAACGTGAGGCCTCCACTGCCAGCAACTGCTCCTGCCCTCCAAACTCAGATTACTCCTCCTGGATTGCCTACATCTGCACCTGTCCCAGTTTCGCAACCTTTATTTCCTGTTGTTGGAAATAACCATACAACTACTCAAAGTTCTGCATTTTCTGCTCCACCCCTGCCCTCAAGTGTTCCATCAGTTACTCCAGTGATGTCTACAAATGTTCCTGTTGATACACATTTGAGCAGCAACTCTTCAGTAACAAGTAGTTATCAGGCTATAGGGGTTCCAG GTGGAGCAGCTAGTAACTCACATTCTTATGCTTCTGGTCCAAATACTGGTGGTCCTTCAATTGGGCCTCCCCCAGTAATTGCAAACAAAGCTCCTGCTCCTCAGCCTGCCACCAACGAAGTCTACTTGGTTTGGGATGATGAGGCAATGTCCATG GAGGAAAGAAGAATGTCTTTGCCAAAATATCAGGTGCATGATGAAAGTAGCCAGGTAAGTCATACTACCTCTTTAATAGATGGAGTTGCTTTTGCATCTAACCAGATGAGTAGGCTTTATGCTTCCTGTTTTCAGATTCCGTTGTTTACACATTGTTTCCAATTTAAAGAGGTACATTCTGTATAA
- the LOC100788837 gene encoding uncharacterized protein, translated as MPVTNTTTPTVAEHIKWRRPRNQFNHHHHHHHHPISETDPNPQIPSIIQSTRCKSTISSLLLSTFSNNTSNNATAHSKKKSNFSASTFRGLGCTAGSSQQVSVPAVIRSSADWQGKKTRKKKHKRSNRSSKNKTFHGGVLEGSNPGCVDFQDVWCGPGIGFSTDAAASVDCVVARKNVSSARGKIDVDKITHRERSSYVGRRTETFTFLDSTDPDIFTPRSASDTYGTATYYRHVRDPSSDGFAEIMMLQGSLLMGGQLNSHDHFRDWRLDVDNMSYEQLLELGERIGHVNTGLKEDEMGRNIRKTRIQFWDDTSKLQVDKECSICQEEYEAGDELGRLNCEHSYHFQCIKQWVAQKNFCPVCKQQVAARH; from the exons ATGCCTGtcacaaacacaacaacacctACAGTGGCAGAACACATCAAATGGAGAAGGCCCAGAAACCAATTcaaccaccaccatcatcaccATCACCACCCCATTTCAGAAACAGATCCAAACCCTCAAATCCCTTCCATAATCCAATCCACTAGGTGCAAGTCCACCATTTCCTCCCTGCTCCTCTCCACTTTCTCCAACAACACCTCCAATAATGCCACTGCCCACAGCAAGAAAAAAAGCAACTTTTCTGCATCAACCTTCAGAGGGTTGGGCTGCACTGCTGGCTCGTCGCAGCAGGTGTCGGTGCCGGCGGTGATTCGCTCCTCCGCCGATTGGCAAgggaagaaaacaagaaaaaagaagcaCAAGAGAAGCAACAGAAGCAGCAAGAACAAGACTTTCCATGGTGGGGTTCTGGAAGGTTCCAATCCAGGGTGTGTGGATTTTCAAGATGTTTGGTGTGGCCCTGGAATTGGGTTCTCAACAGATGCTGCTGCCTCTGTTGATTGTGTTGTGGCCAGGAAGAATGTCTCTTCTGCAAGAGGGAAAATTGATGTGGATAAGATCACTCACAGGGAG CGATCATCGTATGTGGGAAGGCGCACAGAGACCTTCACTTTTCTGGACAGTACTGATCCTGACATTTTCACACCACGCTCTGCGTCTGACACTTATGGAACTGCTACATACTATCGTCATGTTAGAGATCCTTCCTCTGATGGCTTTGCTGAG ATAATGATGCTTCAAGGGAGTCTACTAATGGGTGGACAACTAAATTCACATGATCATTTCAGAGACTGGAGACTGGATGTTGATAACATGTCCTATGAG CAATTGCTAGAGCTTGGTGAGAGAATTGGTCATGTGAACACTGGACTCAAGGAAGATGAGATGGGACGGAACATAAGGAAGACTAGGATTCAATTTTGGGATGATACATCAAAGCTTCAAGTAGATAAAGAGTGCAGCATTTGTCAG GAGGAGTATGAAGCGGGTGATGAGTTGGGGAGGCTAAATTGTGAGCACAGTTATCACTTTCAGTGTATAAAACAATGGGTTGCACAAAAAAATTTCTGCCCAGTATGTAAGCAACAAGTTGCGGCTCGACACTGA
- the LOC100808262 gene encoding UDP-N-acetylglucosamine--N-acetylmuramyl-(pentapeptide) pyrophosphoryl-undecaprenol N-acetylglucosamine transferase isoform X1, with translation MLMATTLSFSFPVFQSTPLSRRVSISCHSSNSNNETLRVAFAGGGTGSNVYPAVAIAEELKTANPTCQFLFLCTPDSVESAAISSAGYDFASVSSPPQNLLFFPHRLFKSLIQCLCHLRHFQPDVVVGTGGYVSFPACLAAKLRGTNVVIHEPNSVPGFANSLLSFFADAIFVAFNSTLDSFPRNKCFVCGNPVRLSIRNLVSKVTAMSHFFPGSDSGSRILLVLAGSFGANAVNIAMLNLYYQMLRQDSGLYVIWQTGVEAFDEMDSLVKTHPRLYITPFMHCMGLAYAAADLIVSRAEFVDGCGNRILLHNSAGYLFGHEPYTIPSTSITIPSPNFSEGNQFRNASLMADLAGVTVITEDELDSSTLAIAIEKILRDKKKMEDMSERALKAANPNASAEIAKHILSLVNLSTKEKRNTATK, from the exons ATGTTAATGGCAACCACCCTTTCCTTCTCCTTTCCCGTGTTCCAAAGCACTCCACTATCCAGAAGAGTCTCAATCTCATGCCACTCATCCAACTCCAACAACGAGACTCTCCGCGTGGCCTTCGCCGGCGGCGGCACCGGCAGCAACGTGTACCCGGCGGTGGCCATCGCGGAGGAGCTGAAAACCGCCAACCCCACGTGCCAGTTTCTCTTCCTCTGCACCCCCGACAGCGTGGAAAGCGCCGCAATCTCCTCCGCAGGCTACGACTTCGCCTCTGTCTCTTCACCACCCCAAAACCTTCTCTTCTTCCCTCACCGTCTCTTCAAGTCTCTGATCCAATGCCTCTGCCACCTCCGACACTTCCAACCCGACGTTGTTGTCGGCACCGGCGGCTACGTCTCTTTCCCCGCCTGCCTCGCTGCCAAGCTCAGAGGCACCAACGTTGTCATCCACGAACCCAACTCTGTCCCCGGCTTCGCCAACtctcttctttccttcttcgCTGATGCCATCTTCGTTGCTTTTAACTCCACACTCGATAGTTTCCCGAGGAACAAGTGTTTCGTGTGTGGGAACCCGGTGAGGTTGTCTATTAGGAACCTCGTTTCCAAGGTGACCGCCATGTCTCATTTTTTCCCCGGTTCGGATAGTGGGAGCAGGATTTTGTTGGTGCTTGCGGGATCTTTTGGCGCCAATGCAGTTAACATTGCGATGCTGAATTTGTATTATCAGATGCTGAGACAGGATAGTGGCTTGTATGTTATTTGGCAAACTGGGGTTGAAGCCTTTGATGAAATGGATAGTCTTGTTAAAACTCATCCACGCTTGTATATCACACC GTTCATGCATTGTATGGGTTTGGCATATGCAGCagcagacttgattgtctccaGAGCAG AATTTGTGGATGGATGCGGAAATCGTATTCTTCTTCACAACAGTGCTGGGTATTTATTTGGACATGAACCATATACCATCCCCTCAACTAGTATAACG ATACCCTCGCCAAATTTCTCTGAGGGGAATCAGTTCAGAAATGCTTCCTTGATGGCAGATTTAGCTGGTGTGACTGTTATAACTGAGGATGAGCTAGACTCAAGTACTCTAGCCATTGCAATTGAAAAGATTTTAA GGGACAAGAAGAAGATGGAAGATATGTCTGAGAGGGCTCTGAAGGCTGCAAACCCCAATGCCTCAGCAGAGATTGCAAAACACATTCTCTCCCTTGTAAATCTATCTaccaaagagaaaagaaatacgGCAACAAAGTAG
- the LOC100808262 gene encoding UDP-N-acetylglucosamine--N-acetylmuramyl-(pentapeptide) pyrophosphoryl-undecaprenol N-acetylglucosamine transferase isoform X2: MLMATTLSFSFPVFQSTPLSRRVSISCHSSNSNNETLRVAFAGGGTGSNVYPAVAIAEELKTANPTCQFLFLCTPDSVESAAISSAGYDFASVSSPPQNLLFFPHRLFKSLIQCLCHLRHFQPDVVVGTGGYVSFPACLAAKLRGTNVVIHEPNSVPGFANSLLSFFADAIFVAFNSTLDSFPRNKCFVCGNPVRLSIRNLVSKVTAMSHFFPGSDSGSRILLVLAGSFGANAVNIAMLNLYYQMLRQDSGLYVIWQTGVEAFDEMDSLVKTHPRLYITPFMHCMGLAYAAADLIVSRAGAMTCYEILATGKPSILIPSPNFSEGNQFRNASLMADLAGVTVITEDELDSSTLAIAIEKILRDKKKMEDMSERALKAANPNASAEIAKHILSLVNLSTKEKRNTATK; encoded by the exons ATGTTAATGGCAACCACCCTTTCCTTCTCCTTTCCCGTGTTCCAAAGCACTCCACTATCCAGAAGAGTCTCAATCTCATGCCACTCATCCAACTCCAACAACGAGACTCTCCGCGTGGCCTTCGCCGGCGGCGGCACCGGCAGCAACGTGTACCCGGCGGTGGCCATCGCGGAGGAGCTGAAAACCGCCAACCCCACGTGCCAGTTTCTCTTCCTCTGCACCCCCGACAGCGTGGAAAGCGCCGCAATCTCCTCCGCAGGCTACGACTTCGCCTCTGTCTCTTCACCACCCCAAAACCTTCTCTTCTTCCCTCACCGTCTCTTCAAGTCTCTGATCCAATGCCTCTGCCACCTCCGACACTTCCAACCCGACGTTGTTGTCGGCACCGGCGGCTACGTCTCTTTCCCCGCCTGCCTCGCTGCCAAGCTCAGAGGCACCAACGTTGTCATCCACGAACCCAACTCTGTCCCCGGCTTCGCCAACtctcttctttccttcttcgCTGATGCCATCTTCGTTGCTTTTAACTCCACACTCGATAGTTTCCCGAGGAACAAGTGTTTCGTGTGTGGGAACCCGGTGAGGTTGTCTATTAGGAACCTCGTTTCCAAGGTGACCGCCATGTCTCATTTTTTCCCCGGTTCGGATAGTGGGAGCAGGATTTTGTTGGTGCTTGCGGGATCTTTTGGCGCCAATGCAGTTAACATTGCGATGCTGAATTTGTATTATCAGATGCTGAGACAGGATAGTGGCTTGTATGTTATTTGGCAAACTGGGGTTGAAGCCTTTGATGAAATGGATAGTCTTGTTAAAACTCATCCACGCTTGTATATCACACC GTTCATGCATTGTATGGGTTTGGCATATGCAGCagcagacttgattgtctccaGAGCAGGTGCAATGACTTGCTATGAAATATTGGCAACAGGGAAACCATCTATCCTG ATACCCTCGCCAAATTTCTCTGAGGGGAATCAGTTCAGAAATGCTTCCTTGATGGCAGATTTAGCTGGTGTGACTGTTATAACTGAGGATGAGCTAGACTCAAGTACTCTAGCCATTGCAATTGAAAAGATTTTAA GGGACAAGAAGAAGATGGAAGATATGTCTGAGAGGGCTCTGAAGGCTGCAAACCCCAATGCCTCAGCAGAGATTGCAAAACACATTCTCTCCCTTGTAAATCTATCTaccaaagagaaaagaaatacgGCAACAAAGTAG
- the LOC100808262 gene encoding UDP-N-acetylglucosamine--N-acetylmuramyl-(pentapeptide) pyrophosphoryl-undecaprenol N-acetylglucosamine transferase isoform X3 has protein sequence MLMATTLSFSFPVFQSTPLSRRVSISCHSSNSNNETLRVAFAGGGTGSNVYPAVAIAEELKTANPTCQFLFLCTPDSVESAAISSAGYDFASVSSPPQNLLFFPHRLFKSLIQCLCHLRHFQPDVVVGTGGYVSFPACLAAKLRGTNVVIHEPNSVPGFANSLLSFFADAIFVAFNSTLDSFPRNKCFVCGNPVRLSIRNLVSKVTAMSHFFPGSDSGSRILLVLAGSFGANAVNIAMLNLYYQMLRQDSGLYVIWQTGVEAFDEMDSLVKTHPRLYITPFMHCMGLAYAAADLIVSRAGAMTCYEILATGKPSILNLWMDAEIVFFFTTVLGIYLDMNHIPSPQLV, from the exons ATGTTAATGGCAACCACCCTTTCCTTCTCCTTTCCCGTGTTCCAAAGCACTCCACTATCCAGAAGAGTCTCAATCTCATGCCACTCATCCAACTCCAACAACGAGACTCTCCGCGTGGCCTTCGCCGGCGGCGGCACCGGCAGCAACGTGTACCCGGCGGTGGCCATCGCGGAGGAGCTGAAAACCGCCAACCCCACGTGCCAGTTTCTCTTCCTCTGCACCCCCGACAGCGTGGAAAGCGCCGCAATCTCCTCCGCAGGCTACGACTTCGCCTCTGTCTCTTCACCACCCCAAAACCTTCTCTTCTTCCCTCACCGTCTCTTCAAGTCTCTGATCCAATGCCTCTGCCACCTCCGACACTTCCAACCCGACGTTGTTGTCGGCACCGGCGGCTACGTCTCTTTCCCCGCCTGCCTCGCTGCCAAGCTCAGAGGCACCAACGTTGTCATCCACGAACCCAACTCTGTCCCCGGCTTCGCCAACtctcttctttccttcttcgCTGATGCCATCTTCGTTGCTTTTAACTCCACACTCGATAGTTTCCCGAGGAACAAGTGTTTCGTGTGTGGGAACCCGGTGAGGTTGTCTATTAGGAACCTCGTTTCCAAGGTGACCGCCATGTCTCATTTTTTCCCCGGTTCGGATAGTGGGAGCAGGATTTTGTTGGTGCTTGCGGGATCTTTTGGCGCCAATGCAGTTAACATTGCGATGCTGAATTTGTATTATCAGATGCTGAGACAGGATAGTGGCTTGTATGTTATTTGGCAAACTGGGGTTGAAGCCTTTGATGAAATGGATAGTCTTGTTAAAACTCATCCACGCTTGTATATCACACC GTTCATGCATTGTATGGGTTTGGCATATGCAGCagcagacttgattgtctccaGAGCAGGTGCAATGACTTGCTATGAAATATTGGCAACAGGGAAACCATCTATCCTG AATTTGTGGATGGATGCGGAAATCGTATTCTTCTTCACAACAGTGCTGGGTATTTATTTGGACATGAACCATATACCATCCCCTCAACTAGTATAA